A region of Paenibacillus sp. 37 DNA encodes the following proteins:
- a CDS encoding IucA/IucC family protein encodes MENKLRSEAEQQAHEHSCKLLLNCYIRELALEKESDIRINPNTLTYAVAFQASGVTVTGRLSYYSAIGEHEYLSMESGGETVHYRDLVRWITSELSGNGEQGASLDQRGMLKSAVEMKSSLELENIHPLGENTNRVEAAYARDFAQKVDNSVRNLTLYIEQAAGLDINDYRTSEQSLLVGHPFHPFPKNSKGFSEQDVQKYSPELRTSFQLCYIAVRQDVYVQEWVDDEAAMDLHDLLRSHMEPILKGKSEMYGLLPVHPWQYAYISRLSEVQHYIRDEKLILLGSAGPIVYPTSSVRTVYVPEWNCNIKLSLNMQITNMIRTNSAEQMRRTLDASKYVSQHDCFGAEPHTHIAYETGVATCNFDDEELTSLFTIAYRPVEFDVENTYVLSSLVEAPIPGMRSRLMTMLGGGRDIAERWMDRYLACSLLPIVRAAGEKGIHFEAHLQNTLVTLKDGMPVDFIVRDLEGVSVDEELIREQDCAASDLLFYSRENAWARTSYYFIVNHLGSLIHAMARDVNVPEEHFWKQVREVLVEELERTGNAYVQHLLITDAFLAKQNLVSCLRGISQTPAYVPVSNVMKRIGSEVRGSRGIQG; translated from the coding sequence ATGGAAAACAAGCTCCGGTCTGAGGCTGAGCAGCAGGCCCATGAACATTCGTGCAAGCTGTTGCTGAACTGTTACATACGTGAGCTTGCGCTAGAGAAAGAAAGCGATATTCGGATCAATCCGAATACGCTGACGTACGCGGTTGCTTTTCAAGCCAGCGGGGTGACGGTGACAGGTCGCTTGTCTTATTACTCTGCCATTGGGGAGCATGAATACCTCAGCATGGAATCTGGCGGGGAAACCGTGCATTATCGCGACCTGGTTCGTTGGATCACATCTGAATTAAGCGGGAATGGGGAACAGGGAGCGAGTTTGGATCAACGTGGAATGTTGAAGAGTGCGGTGGAAATGAAGAGTTCACTTGAGCTGGAGAATATACATCCATTGGGTGAAAATACGAACCGTGTCGAGGCGGCGTATGCCAGAGATTTTGCACAAAAGGTAGATAACAGTGTACGTAACCTTACCTTGTATATCGAACAAGCAGCGGGTCTCGACATCAACGACTATCGCACATCGGAACAGTCTTTGTTGGTTGGTCATCCGTTTCACCCGTTCCCGAAGAATTCCAAAGGCTTCAGCGAGCAGGATGTTCAGAAGTACAGTCCGGAGCTGCGCACATCGTTTCAACTCTGTTATATCGCGGTGAGGCAGGATGTCTACGTGCAGGAATGGGTCGATGACGAGGCGGCAATGGATTTGCATGATCTCCTGCGGAGTCATATGGAGCCTATTTTAAAAGGAAAGAGTGAGATGTATGGGCTGCTTCCCGTCCATCCATGGCAATACGCATATATATCTCGGTTGTCCGAGGTACAGCACTATATTCGAGATGAAAAATTAATTCTGCTTGGCAGTGCGGGGCCAATCGTCTATCCGACTTCTTCGGTCCGTACGGTATATGTTCCCGAATGGAACTGCAATATCAAGCTGTCACTGAACATGCAGATCACCAACATGATTCGCACCAATAGTGCTGAGCAGATGCGCAGAACATTGGATGCCTCCAAATACGTCAGCCAGCATGACTGTTTCGGTGCTGAACCGCACACCCATATTGCGTATGAGACAGGCGTAGCGACATGTAACTTTGATGATGAAGAGTTAACCAGTCTGTTTACGATAGCTTATCGGCCCGTTGAGTTTGACGTCGAGAATACGTATGTCTTATCCAGTCTGGTTGAAGCACCGATTCCCGGGATGCGGTCGCGACTGATGACGATGCTGGGTGGTGGACGTGACATAGCTGAGCGCTGGATGGATCGTTATCTGGCATGTTCTCTGCTGCCGATTGTACGGGCGGCGGGAGAGAAAGGCATTCATTTTGAAGCCCATTTGCAGAATACGCTTGTGACATTAAAGGATGGCATGCCTGTGGATTTTATCGTCCGCGATCTGGAAGGGGTCAGTGTGGATGAGGAACTTATCCGTGAGCAGGATTGTGCTGCGTCCGATTTATTATTTTATTCGCGAGAGAACGCCTGGGCGCGGACATCGTACTACTTTATCGTCAATCATCTGGGGTCTCTGATTCATGCCATGGCGCGAGATGTGAACGTCCCGGAGGAGCATTTCTGGAAGCAAGTACGTGAGGTACTTGTGGAGGAACTGGAACGAACGGGCAATGCATATGTGCAACATCTGCTGATAACGGATGCATTTCTGGCCAAACAAAATCTGGTGAGTTGTCTAAGGGGTATCAGTCAGACTCCAGCCTACGTGCCAGTGAGCAATGTAATGAAACGAATAGGGAGTGAAGTGCGTGGGAGTCGTGGGATACAGGGCTGA